The following proteins come from a genomic window of Melospiza georgiana isolate bMelGeo1 chromosome 3, bMelGeo1.pri, whole genome shotgun sequence:
- the MDH1 gene encoding malate dehydrogenase, cytoplasmic, with amino-acid sequence MGEPVRVLVTGAAGQIAYSLLYSIAKGDVFGKDQPLILVLLDITPMMTVLEGVVMELQDCALPLLREVIPTDKEEVAFKDLDIAILVGSMPRREGMERKDLLKANVKIFKSQGAALDKYAKKTVKVVVVGNPANTNCLIASKSAPSIPKENFSCLTRLDHNRAKSQIALKLGVTANDVKNVIIWGNHSSTQYPDVNHAKVNVKGKEVGVYEAIKDDSWLKGDFIVTVQQRGAAVIKARKLSSAMSAAKAICDHVRDIWFGTPAGEFVSMGVISDGNSYGVPEDLLYSFPVVIKDKTWKFVEGLPINDFSREKMEITAKELTEEKETAVEFLSSA; translated from the exons ATG GGTGAACCTGTCAGAGTGCTGGTGactggagcagctgggcagaTTGCTTACTCCCTCCTCTACAGCATTGCCAAGGGCGATGTCTTCGGCAAAGACCAG ccTCTTATTCTTGTGCTGCTGGACATCACTCCTATGATGACAGTACTGGAAGGTGTGGTGATGGAGCTGCAGGACTGTGCTCTGCCGCTGCTCAGAG agGTCATTCCAACAGACAAGGAGGAAGTTGCATTCAAAGACCTTGACATAGCAATTCTGGTTGGCTCCATGCCAAGGAGAGAGGGCATGGAGAGGAAGGATTTACTCAAAGCAAATGTAAAAATTTTCAAGTCTCAGGGTGCAGCCTTGGACAAGTATGCCAAAAAGACTGTCAAG gtTGTGGTTGTTGGGAATCCAGCCAATACCAACTGCCTGATTGCATCAAAGTCAGCCCCATCCATACCAAAGGAAAACTTCAGCTGCTTAACTCGTTTGGATCACAACAGAGCCAAATCTCAG ATTGCTCTGAAACTTGGTGTGACTGCTAATGATGTGAAGAATGTCATCATCTGGGGCAACCACTCCTCCACTCAATATCCTGATGTTAACCATGCGAAGGTAAAtgtgaaaggaaaggaagttgGAGTCTATGAAGCTATAAAAGATGACAGCTGGCTGAAGGGAGACTTTATTGTG ACTGTTCAGCAACGTGGAGCAGCTGTTATTAAGGCCAGGAAGCTGTCCAGTGCCATGTCAGCTGCCAAAGCTATCTGTGATCATGTGAGGGACATCTGGTTTGGCACTCCAGCG GGGGAGTTTGTTTCGATGGGAGTCATTTCTGATGGCAATTCTTATGGTGTTCCTGAAGACCTGCTGTATTCATTCCCAGTTGTGATCAAG GACAAGACCTGGAAGTTTGTTGAGGGTCTTCCTATTAATGATTTTTCTCGTGAGAAGATGGAAATTACTGCTAAGGAGTTAACTGAAGAGAAGGAGACTGCTGTGGAATTCCTCTCCAGTGCATGA